The stretch of DNA TGTACCGATGGCCCTGGTCATGCGCGCGGCGCTGGAGACCAGTGCCCCCGCCACGCTCCCCCAGGAGGCGCTGCGCTACGCTGCCCTGCTCGGAGCCGATCTCGGGCCGAACGTCACGACCGTGGGATCGCTGGCCACGATCCTTTGGGTCCTGCTCCTGCGTCGGTACGGGATCACGGTTTCAGTCCGCCAGTACATCCTGCTCGGGTTCCTCCTCGTCCCCCTTCTCCTGGCAGCCGGCTCGCTCGCTATCTGGCTCCAACTGTGACGGCTCACGGACGCCAGATCAGACACGGCACCAGTTGCTCGACCGCTTCCAGCCCGGCATGTGCCCCGAGAAAGACGCGACTTGATGCCCCAGGTGGATCCCACGGGAAACCCGCTCCCTCGACTGCGATCAGGACCAGTTCACCCACCCGATGCAGCGCTTCCGGATGGTACGGCAGGGGACCGAACAGCCCCTGCGCGAAGAGCTCGTCTCGACTGGACACCCATCCGTCCTCGCCCGCCAGCGCTGTCAGGCGCGCCTGTACGGACTCTTCTGCGCCGGTCACCGGGTGCAGATAGACGGCGCGACGCTCGCCAGCCGGCGGGACCCGCAGTTCGGCCAGCAGTGCGGGATCGGTGAGCGGTCGTTGCCGCGCTGGATCCAGGGAGACCATCCCGTGATCGGCGGTGATGACGACGAGCAGGTTACGCCGCGGGAGTCGAGCCAGGAGCTCGTCGGCCAGCAAGCGATCGAACTGCCGGAACTCGATACGCCAGGCCGCTGATTCCGGCCCCACGAAGTGGCCCAGCGTGTCCAGCGTATCCCAATAGGCCGTCACCAACTGGCGACCCGGCCGGACGAGCGCAGCGTGAACCTGCGCCACGAACTCGCCGGGTGTCCGATATCCGCGGAATTCGGCACCAGCCGCCTGCATCTTGGTCAGGGGCGTGTCGCGAAACGCCTCCGGGCTCACCACCGTCGCGTGGATGCCGGCTCGCGCGGCTCGCTCGGCGATCGTCGGAACAGGCAGGAACGAGCGTGGTTCCAGCCCCAGGCTCGCGTAGCTGGGAAATCGCCCGAGCGGCGACCAGAGCAGGAGATTGGAGAGCATGCCGAACTCGCGCAGAAAGACCGTGAAGCCGAGCAAGCCATGCTGACTCGGCGGGTAACCGGTCGCCAGCGTCGTCAACGCCGCGACAGTCGTCGAGGGGAAGACCGAGGTGAGCGGGAAGAGTATGCCCTCACGCGCCAATCTGGCCAGCCCGGGCGTCTCTCCCTCCGCCAGCGCGCGCTGCAGCCGTTCGTA from Thermomicrobium roseum DSM 5159 encodes:
- a CDS encoding alkaline phosphatase family protein, which gives rise to MDEQGNAEGLVREATRFSAERPHWVRPSYDGFGLVNLPWSILASLGGELEGQPVSPAIWPSELADGIEAVLLVIIDGLGYERLQRALAEGETPGLARLAREGILFPLTSVFPSTTVAALTTLATGYPPSQHGLLGFTVFLREFGMLSNLLLWSPLGRFPSYASLGLEPRSFLPVPTIAERAARAGIHATVVSPEAFRDTPLTKMQAAGAEFRGYRTPGEFVAQVHAALVRPGRQLVTAYWDTLDTLGHFVGPESAAWRIEFRQFDRLLADELLARLPRRNLLVVITADHGMVSLDPARQRPLTDPALLAELRVPPAGERRAVYLHPVTGAEESVQARLTALAGEDGWVSSRDELFAQGLFGPLPYHPEALHRVGELVLIAVEGAGFPWDPPGASSRVFLGAHAGLEAVEQLVPCLIWRP